In Vicia villosa cultivar HV-30 ecotype Madison, WI unplaced genomic scaffold, Vvil1.0 ctg.003332F_1_1, whole genome shotgun sequence, the following are encoded in one genomic region:
- the LOC131640828 gene encoding F-box/FBD/LRR-repeat protein At1g16930-like, whose protein sequence is MVKRKKSRMKIKDRISDLPDSVILHILSFLNIKQALQTCILSTRWMNLWQQPPTPVLISSQLTTADIFIEFVSLIFSNRNISTDLYTLRFRSSNVTEQSLLETILNYAVSHKVQQLDVHVKCDIQQFPTCLLLCRSLTSLDLCFSHPTIYGRTTLFPSSLNMPVLTSLSLWYFAFSVGNDGRVDPFSALTNLKSLTMVYCKVAGAENLCISSTKLVNLYIYMSHYAPETYFGMELYAPNICTFNFSGIPVQKLCWAKSNLSSIKQVSIDVIEFWKSKETSLVLLKWLIELANMASLTISSTALKVLSLVPNLLVKCPSLCNLKSLKVEKRQISPMIPDGIVDILIQNSPSPKPGAALVRNKADDVIKLMKKLKDPFGLM, encoded by the exons AtggttaaaagaaaaaaaagtcgtATGAAAATCAAAGACAGGATCAGTGATTTACCTGATAGTGTTATACTTCACATACTCTCTTTTTTGAACATCAAACAAGCTCTTCAGACTTGTATTCTCTCCACAAGATGGATGAATCTCTGGCAGCAACCTCCCACTCCTGtattaatttcttcacaactcaCCACTGCCGATATTTTCATCGAATTCGTGTCTCTGATCTTTTCTAATCGCAATATCTCAACAGATCTTTACACTCTAAGATTTCGCAGCAGTAATGTCACGGAGCAAAGCCTTCTCGAAACGATTCTAAATTACGCTGTTTCACACAAAGTCCAACAATTAGATGTCCATGTTAAATGTGATATTCAACAATTTCCGACTTGTTTATTATTGTGTCGCAGTTTAACCTCTCTTGATCTTTGTTTTAGTCATCCTACAATTTATGGTAGGACCACATTGTTTCCAAGTTCTTTGAATATGCCAGTATTGACTAGTTTGAGTCTATGGTACTTTGCCTTTTCGGTTGGCAATGATGGTCGTGTTGATCCATTTTCAGCATTAACCAATTTGAAAAGTTTGACAATGGTGTATTGTAAAGTTGCGGGAGCGGAAAACCTTTGCATTTCAAGTACCAAGCTTgtcaatttatatatatacatgagTCATTATGCCCCCGAAACCTATTTTGGAATGGAACTATATGCTCCAAATATTTGTACCTTTAATTTTAGTGGTATTCCGGTTCAGAAACTCTGTTGGGCCAAGAGCAATCTCTCTTCGATCAAACAAGTAAGTATTGATGTAATAGAATTTTGGAAATCAAAGGAGACTTCATTAGTTCTACTCAAATGGCTGATTGAACTTGCTAATATGGCATCCTTGACGATCTCTTCAACAGCTCTTAAG GTTCTATCCTTAGTTCCGAATTTATTGGTTAAGTGTCCTTCCTTGTGTAACTTGAAGTCACTCAAGGTAGAAAAGAGACAAATTTCACCAATGATACCAGATGGAATAGTGGACATTTTGATTCAAAACTCGCCTTCACCAAAG CCTGGTGCAGCCTTGGTCAGAAATAAAGCAGATGATGTGATTAAATTAATGAAGAAATTGAAGGACCCCTTTggattaatgtaa